A stretch of DNA from Oreochromis aureus strain Israel breed Guangdong linkage group 10, ZZ_aureus, whole genome shotgun sequence:
TGCATGCCTCATTAATCTCCTGCTTGCTTTGTCTTTCTCCGATGGGTCTCTGGCCAACATGAACCAGCCCATAGGGGGAGCTCCAATATAACATTTCGGATTTGGATCGTTCAAATAAAGCAGTGCACTTGCTGCAAAGGTGGATTTTGCACAGTCTTGTTTCAGCAGAGATTTTCTGCAGTTTTTtgataaaaacaattttaatttAACTTAATTTTTAAAGATCGCCCCCAAAAATGTATCACTACACATTCAAAGGCATAGCCAGCCATTCTTGCTGTAGTCAACAGAGtcttattattaataaataatagaGGGCACAGTATCTCTACCGATATTCGAGCCTGCACACCGCTGTTCTCAATTAACCAATCAATGCCGAGAGAAGGTAAGCGTAGGCTAAAAATCTCACGAGGACGGAGTTGGACTGGTTTCATGGCTCCAGGATGGAGGGGTTCCTGTCCACGTTTCCACCATACAGTGTATATGGTAACGCTGTCTGCGCGCCCCCGGCTCAGGTCGGCAACTGGGGCAAAAGAGATGGTCGCTTCATGAACCCCCAGGGCCTCAACTACCTGGAGCTCTACAAGACCCTCCTGTCCCAGGTCAACCCGAGTTTACCCCCTCCGCTCAAGAAGGCGAACACCAAAGAGTGCGGCGTGCAAGTGAACGCCAAGGTGGATAAAATTGTCCAGTGCTCTCTGGGCCCCAAAACGCTGTCCTGCGACGAACTCCCCACTCCCTGCAAGCCCCCCAGGAGCCCCGATGCGTCCACACCGGAGGGGAAGGCGCAGTTCCACACGCCGCCAATGAGCAACCTGCGCTTCCTGAGGCCCGTGTCCATCTATTCGCCGGTGTTTGACCGCAGGCTCTTCCTAAAGAAACTCGAAGATTGCGCTGGTGAAGGAGAAGGTGAACCCGCCGCCGAGCAGGCCACGTCCGAGGCCGACGGGGATCAAAGTGGCGAGGAAGCCCCAGAAGCCTCCAAGACAGCTTTCCACCGGTCTCCAAAGGGAGCCAACTTTCAGGTGGATGCGTGTGGAAATGGCAATGAGCAGTCTTTAGTTTTCCCATCCACGATGTAACTCAGAAAACCCCTCAGTCATCTGTGGTTTAAGCCCTCAACCTATAGCCTAATTAGTATGACTGTCATTTAAAACCTATTATCCATCCGGAAATATAgattcttttatttagcaaatgTCACCGTAGGCTCATTTAAATGTCTTCTGATTTCAACTCGGTACTTTTTCTACACTGAAAAACACCTAACGAAACTTGATTTATTTAAGATTTAAGAAGTGTAAAAGATCATAACTggttcaaaaacacaaagaaataaaggGCAGTATAAGAAACTAATTGTCTTaaaattagttttattaaacaaaaagcacttaaagcagggatgtcaaactcctTGTGGGCCACATaaagcccactttgatcttaatgGGTTGGACCAATGAAACACTcccttctgtcagtgtaaagaagtttaaacttaaaagcagtttaaatgcagtttttcaCACTACGTCTCACTTTCTCTACATGACAGATGTATAAAATGAGAGACATTTCTGATAACTCACTGCCCAGACTGTTCTGGATTTATAAAAGATaaacataaatgtttttaaattgaaaaacTATCTTGTTTATTAACTACTTTGTAGTAT
This window harbors:
- the zar1l gene encoding ZAR1-like protein, with the protein product MEGFLSTFPPYSVYGNAVCAPPAQVGNWGKRDGRFMNPQGLNYLELYKTLLSQVNPSLPPPLKKANTKECGVQVNAKVDKIVQCSLGPKTLSCDELPTPCKPPRSPDASTPEGKAQFHTPPMSNLRFLRPVSIYSPVFDRRLFLKKLEDCAGEGEGEPAAEQATSEADGDQSGEEAPEASKTAFHRSPKGANFQFLEQRYGFFHCKKCNIRWESAYVWCISGTSKVYYKQLCRKCQVGFNPYRVESILCKGCSQTCCNCEKKQRHINMKKPHRQDLCCRCKGMKLSCDATYSFKYIV